A region of Granulicella sibirica DNA encodes the following proteins:
- a CDS encoding DUF6908 domain-containing protein has translation MDTILRILKDAGGWHHGLHLRIENPPYMALVIEATDESGPCGLPALSVCHYAEQNGDAMRDPEMCFELGFAAGPHLNPFYWRNDYLGVEQWSRFIRDAHYCYHTLLHTEHERFAKLWDRNLQQQGFAEAFERQRQRHA, from the coding sequence ATGGACACCATTCTCCGCATCCTCAAAGACGCAGGAGGCTGGCATCACGGCCTCCACCTGCGCATCGAAAACCCGCCTTACATGGCGTTGGTAATCGAGGCAACCGATGAATCCGGCCCGTGTGGTTTGCCCGCTCTGTCCGTTTGTCATTACGCAGAACAGAACGGCGACGCGATGCGTGACCCGGAGATGTGTTTCGAGCTGGGATTCGCGGCAGGTCCCCACCTGAACCCGTTCTATTGGCGCAATGACTATCTAGGCGTTGAGCAGTGGAGCCGATTCATCCGTGACGCCCACTACTGCTACCACACGCTACTCCACACCGAGCATGAACGCTTCGCCAAGCTGTGGGACAGAAACCTTCAACAGCAGGGCTTCGCCGAGGCCTTCGAGCGGCAGCGACAGCGACACGCATAA